A stretch of Bradyrhizobium sp. AZCC 2262 DNA encodes these proteins:
- a CDS encoding flavin-containing monooxygenase → MVTQKHVCIIGAGVSGLAAAKAFAARGHQITIVERSGDLGGVWEPARSYPEVQTQSPKDLYRYTDKAMPDSYPEWPKGPQVHAYLTEYAKDNNLLGAIRFNTAVALMDRRLDSAPGWRLELRGPDGGISHEDFDFVAVCTGQFNEPQTLSLPGEESFKAQGGRILHSSEYNDPVIAKGRKIVVLGGSKSATDIAVNAVNSGAAEVTLVYREPVWRIPYFIGGLVNFKRILYIRAQEEMFRSWGIGAMSRFAHAVAKPLVWANWRGLESLLKVQLKLGKCDMVPKERIEDGVNCAVPIATPGFFPMVADGRIKAVRGSFDRYDGNSIVMTGGQRVQADVAVLAIGYKLGVPFLPQAYLEKLVDPDGQYRLYRLIANPDLPEMGFVGFNSSFCTVLCADLAANWLVRYADGQLARQPTTNEMRDNIEMMLHFKRVERPAAGVYGGLCVAPYHFKHFDELMSDIGVSGRRANPLVEKFTPPDAAAYGRFLASAPAYRAA, encoded by the coding sequence ATGGTCACGCAGAAACATGTTTGCATCATCGGCGCCGGCGTATCGGGGCTCGCGGCGGCAAAAGCCTTCGCCGCGCGCGGACATCAGATCACGATTGTCGAGCGCAGCGGCGATCTCGGCGGGGTCTGGGAGCCGGCGCGGTCCTATCCCGAGGTGCAAACGCAAAGCCCGAAGGATCTCTATCGCTACACCGACAAAGCGATGCCGGATTCCTATCCGGAATGGCCGAAAGGGCCGCAGGTCCACGCCTATCTGACCGAGTATGCCAAGGACAATAATCTCCTCGGCGCGATCCGCTTCAACACGGCCGTGGCGCTGATGGATCGGCGGCTCGATTCCGCCCCCGGCTGGCGGCTCGAGCTGCGCGGGCCGGATGGCGGTATCAGTCACGAGGATTTCGATTTTGTCGCTGTCTGCACCGGGCAGTTCAACGAGCCTCAGACCCTCAGCCTGCCCGGCGAAGAATCTTTCAAGGCGCAGGGCGGGCGCATCCTGCACTCCTCGGAGTACAACGATCCTGTCATCGCCAAAGGCCGGAAGATCGTCGTGCTCGGCGGTTCGAAGTCGGCGACAGATATCGCGGTCAATGCGGTGAATTCCGGCGCGGCCGAAGTCACGCTGGTGTACCGCGAGCCGGTATGGCGGATTCCCTATTTCATCGGCGGCCTGGTCAATTTTAAACGCATTCTCTACATCCGCGCCCAGGAGGAGATGTTCCGGAGCTGGGGCATCGGCGCGATGTCGCGGTTCGCGCATGCGGTTGCAAAGCCGTTGGTCTGGGCCAACTGGCGCGGGCTGGAGAGCCTGCTGAAAGTTCAGCTCAAGCTCGGCAAATGCGACATGGTGCCGAAAGAGCGGATCGAGGATGGCGTCAACTGCGCGGTGCCGATCGCCACGCCAGGATTCTTTCCGATGGTCGCCGACGGCCGCATCAAGGCCGTCAGAGGCAGCTTTGATCGCTACGATGGCAATTCCATTGTGATGACCGGCGGACAGCGCGTACAGGCCGACGTCGCCGTGCTCGCGATCGGCTACAAACTAGGCGTGCCGTTCTTGCCGCAGGCGTACCTTGAAAAACTCGTCGATCCCGACGGGCAGTACCGACTGTATCGGCTGATCGCCAATCCAGACCTGCCGGAGATGGGGTTCGTCGGTTTCAATTCCAGCTTCTGCACGGTGCTGTGCGCCGACCTCGCCGCCAACTGGCTGGTGCGTTACGCCGATGGCCAGCTCGCCCGTCAGCCGACGACCAACGAGATGCGGGACAACATCGAGATGATGCTGCATTTCAAGCGTGTCGAGCGGCCGGCGGCCGGCGTCTATGGCGGGCTGTGCGTGGCGCCCTATCACTTCAAGCACTTTGACGAGTTGATGTCGGATATCGGCGTGTCCGGACGCCGGGCCAACCCGTTGGTCGAGAAATTTACCCCGCCCGATGCCGCTGCCTATGGCCGCTTCCTGGCCTCGGCGCCGGCCTACCGTGCAGCCTGA
- a CDS encoding cupin domain-containing protein, producing MAALEKGITANGTGYDGKSWNILGQVYFPKAVTDSTFAFETNSEPGQFVPVHIHPTQDEFILVQEGVLDLKLDGVWVQAKAGDLVRLPRGIPHGYFNKSDKPARALFWVSPIQKLEALFNQLHNLTDPAEVVRISAQHEVNFLPPEANE from the coding sequence ATGGCAGCGCTCGAAAAAGGCATCACCGCCAACGGCACCGGTTACGACGGCAAGAGCTGGAATATTCTCGGTCAGGTCTACTTCCCCAAGGCCGTGACCGATTCCACCTTTGCATTTGAGACCAACAGCGAACCCGGCCAGTTCGTGCCTGTGCACATTCATCCAACGCAGGATGAGTTCATCCTGGTGCAGGAAGGCGTACTGGACCTCAAGCTCGACGGCGTCTGGGTGCAGGCCAAGGCCGGCGATCTGGTTCGCCTGCCGCGCGGCATTCCGCATGGCTATTTCAACAAATCCGACAAGCCGGCGCGCGCGCTGTTCTGGGTGTCGCCGATACAAAAGCTCGAAGCGCTGTTCAACCAGCTCCACAATTTGACCGATCCCGCGGAGGTGGTTCGGATCTCGGCGCAGCATGAAGTGAATTTCCTGCCGCCCGAGGCCAACGAATAG
- a CDS encoding AraC family transcriptional regulator — MATDTSIVGHDPAVRLAAFNRVSTASVDAAADAIGRIFCPHELKPTARSSPDFFALHNSAVFGGFSVNYVAYGGSVSIDPGCLERFFLLQIPVHGSSRIQTASRDIAAAPGTGASLLSPTIPTRMTWQDNCAQLILLVDRRLLEQRAAALSGRPAGAVEFEPAVDLTSAGGQALQSQILQLVDLAERLGPQRPLSPMAAANARETLLGALLHGQHHSASDAIDRFGGRAEALPQSLRRAHEFLNAHADEPLDLEQLAAAAGTGIRALQLGFQRHFGTSISEMLRGIRLAHLNVRLATASPDESITDIAFELGFTHLSRMASAYRAKFGETPSATLRGMN; from the coding sequence ATGGCGACGGACACCAGCATTGTCGGGCATGACCCTGCCGTCCGGCTGGCGGCGTTCAACCGCGTTTCGACCGCCAGCGTCGACGCTGCCGCCGACGCGATCGGGCGGATATTTTGCCCGCACGAACTGAAGCCCACCGCGAGATCATCGCCCGACTTTTTTGCACTGCATAACAGCGCGGTCTTTGGCGGCTTCTCCGTCAACTATGTCGCCTATGGCGGGTCGGTGTCGATCGACCCCGGCTGTCTCGAGCGCTTCTTCCTGTTGCAAATCCCCGTGCACGGTTCGTCGCGGATCCAAACCGCCTCGCGCGACATCGCAGCCGCTCCCGGCACCGGCGCTTCGCTGTTATCGCCGACGATTCCCACACGAATGACCTGGCAGGACAATTGCGCCCAGCTCATTCTACTGGTCGATCGCCGCCTGTTGGAGCAACGGGCTGCGGCGCTGTCGGGCCGGCCGGCGGGCGCGGTCGAGTTCGAGCCTGCGGTCGATCTCACTTCTGCGGGCGGCCAAGCGCTTCAGTCGCAGATTTTGCAACTCGTCGATCTCGCCGAACGCCTCGGACCGCAACGGCCGCTTTCGCCGATGGCGGCGGCGAATGCACGCGAGACGCTGTTGGGTGCCTTGCTCCACGGCCAGCACCACAGCGCCAGCGATGCGATCGACCGATTTGGCGGCCGGGCCGAAGCGCTGCCGCAATCGTTGCGGCGGGCGCACGAATTCCTCAATGCGCATGCAGACGAGCCGCTCGACCTTGAGCAGCTTGCCGCGGCCGCAGGCACGGGCATCCGCGCGCTGCAGCTCGGCTTCCAGCGGCATTTCGGAACCTCGATCTCGGAGATGCTGCGTGGCATCCGGCTCGCGCATCTCAATGTCAGATTGGCCACCGCCTCCCCTGACGAAAGCATCACCGATATCGCATTCGAGCTTGGATTTACCCATCTCAGCCGGATGGCGAGCGCCTATCGCGCCAAATTCGGCGAGACGCCGTCGGCGACCCTGCGCGGGATGAACTAG
- a CDS encoding MarR family winged helix-turn-helix transcriptional regulator, giving the protein MILDSETKAVELPEHHGDELRLWLRLLTCTTLIEGEVRSRLRERFDVTLPRFDLMAQLDKVPEGMTLSDVSKRMMVSNGNVTGLVERLVESGHLDRRTSDADRRVQVIRLTKAGRAEFRKMAAEHELWIADVFGDLTPKDVRELMRLLAKTKASAQKSAKNRTG; this is encoded by the coding sequence ATGATCCTCGATTCAGAGACCAAGGCCGTCGAACTCCCGGAACATCATGGCGATGAACTCAGGCTGTGGCTTCGCCTGCTGACCTGCACGACCCTGATCGAGGGCGAGGTGCGCAGCCGGTTGCGCGAGCGCTTCGACGTCACGCTACCGCGGTTCGACCTGATGGCCCAGCTCGACAAGGTGCCGGAGGGCATGACGCTATCAGATGTCTCCAAGCGGATGATGGTGTCGAACGGCAACGTCACCGGACTGGTCGAGCGCCTCGTCGAATCCGGACATCTCGATCGCCGCACGTCGGACGCCGATCGCCGCGTGCAGGTGATCCGCCTGACCAAGGCGGGGCGCGCCGAATTCCGCAAGATGGCCGCGGAGCACGAATTATGGATTGCCGACGTCTTCGGCGACCTGACGCCGAAGGACGTCCGCGAACTGATGCGCCTGCTGGCCAAGACCAAGGCGTCGGCACAAAAATCCGCGAAGAATCGGACGGGCTGA
- a CDS encoding ABC transporter substrate-binding protein — MKQSLTLTGLAVVLGVAATPAAAQEKIKIGVITTLSGPAAVLGQQSRDGLQLGIKDLGGKMAGKDVEVIVVDDELKPDGAVTKAKGLLEREKVDFVVGPIFSNILQAIHRPVTENKTFLISPNAGPSSYAGKECSPFFYVTSYQNDQVHEILGKVAQDRGYKRMYVLVPNYQAGKDSAAGFKLDYKGEIAEESYTPLGTLDFQVELTKISSSKVDALFTFMPGGMGVGLVKQYRQAGLADKIPVLSAFTVDESTLPAQQDAAVGMFGGANWAPDMDNPQSKKFVAAYEAAYNSVPGTYAMQGYDTAMLIDSAVKAVKGDLKNKEAVSAAIRKAEFTSLRGDFKFNVNGYPIQNFYLTKVAKRPDGKFQTEIVEKVFSNYGDRYAKDCAPAK, encoded by the coding sequence ATGAAGCAGTCGTTGACGCTGACCGGACTTGCGGTTGTGCTGGGTGTTGCCGCCACTCCGGCCGCAGCGCAGGAGAAGATCAAGATCGGCGTGATCACGACCTTGTCCGGCCCGGCGGCCGTCCTCGGCCAGCAATCGCGCGACGGCCTGCAACTCGGAATCAAGGACCTCGGCGGCAAGATGGCCGGCAAGGACGTCGAGGTCATTGTCGTCGACGACGAACTCAAGCCCGATGGCGCCGTGACCAAGGCGAAGGGCCTGCTCGAACGCGAGAAGGTCGATTTCGTGGTCGGACCGATCTTCTCCAACATCCTGCAGGCGATTCACCGGCCGGTGACCGAGAACAAGACGTTCCTGATCAGCCCGAACGCGGGGCCATCGAGCTATGCCGGCAAGGAGTGCAGCCCGTTCTTCTACGTAACCTCCTATCAGAACGATCAGGTTCACGAGATCCTCGGCAAGGTCGCGCAGGATCGCGGTTACAAGCGCATGTATGTGCTGGTACCGAACTATCAGGCCGGCAAGGATTCGGCGGCCGGATTCAAGCTCGACTACAAGGGGGAGATAGCAGAGGAAAGCTACACGCCGCTCGGCACGCTGGATTTCCAGGTCGAGCTGACCAAGATTTCCTCTTCCAAGGTCGATGCGCTGTTCACCTTCATGCCGGGCGGCATGGGCGTCGGCCTCGTCAAGCAGTACCGGCAGGCCGGCCTTGCCGACAAAATCCCGGTGCTGTCGGCATTCACCGTCGATGAATCCACCCTGCCCGCGCAGCAAGACGCCGCCGTCGGCATGTTCGGCGGCGCCAACTGGGCGCCGGACATGGACAATCCCCAGAGCAAGAAGTTTGTCGCGGCTTACGAAGCTGCCTACAACAGCGTGCCCGGCACCTACGCCATGCAGGGCTATGACACGGCCATGCTGATCGACAGCGCGGTGAAGGCGGTCAAGGGCGACCTCAAGAACAAGGAAGCCGTCTCGGCCGCGATCCGGAAGGCTGAGTTCACCTCGCTGCGCGGCGATTTCAAGTTCAACGTCAACGGCTATCCGATCCAGAATTTCTACCTGACCAAGGTTGCCAAGCGTCCAGACGGGAAATTCCAGACCGAGATCGTCGAGAAGGTGTTTTCGAATTACGGCGACCGCTACGCCAAGGATTGCGCGCCGGCCAAATAA
- a CDS encoding cupin domain-containing protein, protein MKTEIAGITRANEGIQGISWSILGQTYVPKSVSEHSFSWHATFPPETFVPPHIHPDQDEYLYILEGQLDFFLDGAETQATPGDLVRLPMGKPHGIFNKSGRTAKTLFWVSPTRRLYDLFWAIHNMKEQTPDAVVALAAEHNIHFLPPPPGA, encoded by the coding sequence ATGAAGACCGAAATCGCCGGCATCACCCGCGCCAATGAAGGCATCCAGGGAATTTCCTGGAGCATCCTCGGCCAGACCTATGTGCCGAAGAGCGTGAGCGAGCATTCCTTCTCATGGCATGCGACGTTTCCGCCCGAGACCTTCGTGCCACCGCACATCCATCCCGACCAGGACGAATACCTCTACATCCTGGAGGGCCAGCTCGATTTCTTCCTCGACGGCGCCGAGACACAGGCCACGCCGGGCGATCTGGTGCGGCTGCCGATGGGCAAGCCGCACGGCATCTTCAACAAATCCGGCCGTACTGCAAAGACGCTGTTCTGGGTGTCGCCGACGCGGCGGCTCTACGACCTGTTCTGGGCGATCCACAACATGAAGGAGCAAACGCCGGACGCGGTGGTGGCGCTGGCGGCGGAGCACAACATCCATTTCCTGCCCCCGCCTCCGGGGGCGTGA
- a CDS encoding flavin-dependent oxidoreductase — protein sequence MKAIIVGGGIGGLTTALMLRARGIDCELFEQSDTIRELGVGINTLPHAIRELTGLGLLDRLDAAAVRTDQLYYLNRHGQEVWREPRGLDAGHDVPQFSVHRGRLQSVIHRAVEERLGPEAIHTGCRLGAFAQHEGGVVAHFFDRTGAHVKTARGDILIGADGIHSHVREMLFPDEGPPCWNGLMLWRGARDWPAFLTGRSMIVAGGLNAKVVIYPIAEGSSPTSRLTNWAVMVRIGDGNAPPPRREDWSRPGKREELMPHVERFSVPHVDVRSLISATPEFYEYPCCDRDPLPYWTWGRVTLLGDAAHPMYPVGSNGASQAILDARTLADELARAEHPRQALVAYEKKRLPMTAEVVRSNRRGGPEGVIDAVEQLAPDGFTDIEKVLSHAQREAIVRGYASKAGFAPPPLGLAAVR from the coding sequence ATGAAGGCAATCATCGTCGGAGGCGGCATCGGAGGCCTCACCACCGCGCTGATGTTGCGCGCACGCGGCATCGACTGCGAATTGTTCGAACAGTCCGACACCATCCGTGAACTCGGCGTCGGCATCAACACGCTGCCACATGCCATCAGGGAATTGACCGGCCTCGGCCTGCTGGACCGGCTGGATGCCGCCGCCGTTCGCACCGATCAATTATATTATCTCAACCGCCACGGCCAGGAAGTCTGGCGCGAGCCGCGCGGCCTCGATGCCGGCCACGACGTGCCGCAATTCTCTGTTCATCGCGGCCGCCTGCAAAGCGTGATCCATCGCGCCGTCGAGGAGCGGCTCGGGCCTGAGGCGATCCACACCGGCTGCCGTCTCGGCGCATTCGCGCAGCATGAGGGCGGCGTGGTCGCGCATTTTTTCGATCGCACCGGAGCCCATGTCAAAACCGCGCGCGGCGACATCTTGATCGGCGCCGACGGCATTCACTCGCACGTGCGCGAGATGCTGTTTCCGGACGAGGGGCCGCCGTGCTGGAACGGGTTGATGCTGTGGCGCGGCGCACGCGACTGGCCGGCGTTCCTGACCGGGCGCTCGATGATCGTGGCCGGCGGGCTGAATGCCAAGGTGGTGATCTATCCGATTGCGGAAGGATCGAGCCCCACGAGCCGGCTGACCAACTGGGCGGTGATGGTGAGGATCGGCGACGGCAACGCGCCGCCGCCGCGCCGCGAGGACTGGTCGCGGCCCGGCAAGCGCGAGGAGCTGATGCCGCATGTCGAGCGGTTCTCGGTGCCTCATGTCGATGTGCGCAGCCTGATCTCGGCGACGCCGGAATTTTACGAGTATCCGTGCTGCGACCGCGATCCGCTGCCGTACTGGACCTGGGGGCGGGTGACGCTGCTCGGCGACGCAGCGCATCCGATGTATCCGGTCGGATCGAACGGCGCGTCGCAGGCGATCCTCGACGCGCGCACGCTGGCCGATGAACTGGCGCGAGCTGAGCATCCACGTCAGGCGCTGGTGGCCTATGAGAAGAAGCGGCTGCCGATGACGGCGGAGGTCGTGCGCTCGAACCGCCGCGGCGGCCCCGAGGGCGTGATCGACGCGGTCGAGCAACTCGCGCCGGATGGTTTCACTGATATCGAGAAGGTGCTGAGCCACGCCCAGCGCGAGGCGATCGTGCGCGGCTATGCCTCCAAGGCCGGCTTTGCGCCACCGCCGCTCGGGTTGGCGGCGGTGCGGTGA
- a CDS encoding bifunctional salicylyl-CoA 5-hydroxylase/oxidoreductase — protein sequence MKIAIIGGGPAGLYAAILLKKQRPQAEITVYERNRADDTFGFGVVFSDATLDNFEKYDPPSYRRITQEFAYWDDIAVHFRGTVHRVGGNGFCGCSRRTLLLILQERARELGVTLLFETDIDDEARFADAGLIVLADGINSRFRDKHIDHFQPQIDLRSNKFAWMGSTRPLDAFTFIFQETEWGPFIAHAYQYEAGRSTWIFETDAETFQRAGLEGLSEQQSADRMAEIFDWFLDGHPLMINRSMWRNFPMIRSQRWVKDNMVLLGDAKATAHFSIGSGTKLAMEDAIALADAMAQAPTVDAALQTYEHGRREEVEKTQHAADVSLVWFEHVDRFWDFDPVQFAFGVMTRAKAITYDNLTLRAPKFVREVDTAFAKQVRSKGFDVDIDKPAAPMFQPLRLREMEVANRAVVSPMCMYSAKEGVPGDFHLVHYGSRAIGGAGLIFTEMTCVGRDARITPGCTGLWNDEQQAAWTRIVDFVHANSAAKICLQLGHAGRKGATKLMWEGMDRPLEQGGWDTISASPLPYFPDSQVPREMDRAAMDRVKQEFVAAALRGEACGFDMLELHCAHGYLLASFISPLTNQRTDAYGGTLANRLRYPVEVFEAMRAAWPAHKPMSVRISATDWAAGGITGDDAVAVARAFGEAGVDLVDVSTGQTVRDAQPIYGRMFQTPFSDQVRNEARIATMCVGNITTADQINTILAAGRADLVALARPHLVDPSFTMRAAAWYGADIACPPQYLPGKEQIFRNSVRDRQDFEDLKIKGKPKTRAELKAEATKPLAAE from the coding sequence ATGAAGATCGCGATTATCGGCGGCGGACCGGCCGGTCTCTACGCCGCGATCCTCCTGAAAAAACAACGGCCCCAGGCCGAGATCACGGTCTATGAGCGCAACCGCGCCGACGACACCTTTGGCTTCGGCGTGGTGTTCTCGGACGCCACGCTCGACAATTTCGAGAAGTACGATCCGCCGAGCTACCGCCGCATCACCCAGGAATTCGCCTATTGGGACGACATCGCCGTGCATTTCCGCGGCACCGTGCACCGCGTCGGCGGCAACGGTTTTTGCGGCTGCTCGCGCCGGACGCTGCTGTTGATCCTGCAGGAGCGCGCCCGCGAACTCGGCGTGACGCTGCTGTTCGAGACCGACATCGACGACGAAGCGCGATTTGCCGATGCCGGTCTGATCGTACTCGCCGACGGCATCAACAGCCGCTTCCGCGACAAGCACATCGACCACTTCCAGCCGCAGATCGACCTGCGCTCCAACAAATTCGCCTGGATGGGCTCGACCAGGCCGCTCGACGCCTTCACCTTCATCTTCCAGGAGACGGAGTGGGGGCCGTTCATCGCGCATGCCTATCAGTACGAGGCGGGACGCTCGACCTGGATTTTCGAGACCGATGCCGAAACCTTCCAGCGCGCCGGGCTCGAAGGCCTGAGCGAACAGCAATCCGCCGATCGGATGGCCGAGATTTTCGACTGGTTCCTCGATGGCCACCCCTTGATGATCAACCGCTCGATGTGGCGCAATTTCCCGATGATCCGCAGCCAGCGTTGGGTCAAGGACAACATGGTGCTGCTTGGAGATGCCAAGGCGACCGCGCATTTCTCGATCGGTTCCGGCACCAAGCTCGCGATGGAAGACGCGATTGCGTTGGCCGACGCGATGGCGCAGGCGCCGACCGTCGACGCCGCCTTGCAGACCTACGAGCACGGCCGGCGCGAGGAGGTTGAGAAGACCCAGCACGCCGCCGACGTATCGCTGGTCTGGTTCGAACATGTCGACCGCTTCTGGGATTTCGATCCCGTGCAGTTTGCGTTCGGCGTCATGACCCGCGCCAAGGCGATCACCTACGATAATTTGACGCTGCGCGCGCCGAAGTTCGTCCGCGAGGTCGACACGGCCTTTGCGAAGCAGGTTCGTTCAAAAGGCTTCGACGTCGATATCGACAAGCCCGCGGCGCCGATGTTCCAGCCGCTCAGGCTGCGCGAGATGGAAGTTGCGAACCGCGCCGTGGTGTCGCCGATGTGCATGTACTCCGCAAAGGAGGGCGTGCCCGGCGATTTCCATCTGGTGCATTACGGCTCGCGCGCGATCGGCGGCGCCGGGTTGATCTTCACGGAGATGACCTGCGTCGGCCGCGACGCCCGCATCACGCCGGGCTGCACTGGATTATGGAACGACGAACAGCAGGCGGCATGGACGCGCATCGTCGACTTCGTCCACGCCAATTCGGCGGCAAAGATCTGCCTGCAGCTTGGACACGCCGGCCGCAAGGGCGCGACCAAATTGATGTGGGAGGGCATGGACCGGCCGCTGGAGCAGGGCGGCTGGGACACGATCTCGGCGTCGCCATTGCCTTACTTCCCCGACAGCCAGGTGCCGCGCGAGATGGATCGCGCCGCGATGGACCGTGTCAAGCAGGAATTCGTCGCGGCGGCGTTGCGCGGCGAGGCCTGCGGCTTCGATATGCTGGAGCTGCACTGCGCCCACGGCTATCTGCTGGCGAGTTTCATTTCGCCGCTGACCAACCAGCGCACCGACGCATATGGCGGCACGCTCGCCAACCGGCTGCGCTATCCGGTGGAAGTGTTCGAGGCGATGCGCGCGGCATGGCCGGCGCACAAGCCGATGTCGGTTCGTATCTCCGCCACCGACTGGGCCGCGGGCGGCATCACCGGCGACGACGCGGTCGCGGTCGCGCGTGCGTTTGGCGAAGCCGGCGTCGATCTGGTCGATGTTTCGACGGGGCAGACCGTGCGCGACGCGCAGCCGATCTACGGCCGCATGTTCCAGACGCCATTCTCCGATCAGGTTCGGAACGAAGCCCGGATCGCAACCATGTGCGTCGGCAACATCACGACTGCGGATCAGATCAACACCATCCTCGCCGCCGGTCGCGCCGACCTTGTCGCGCTCGCCCGGCCGCATCTCGTCGATCCGTCGTTCACGATGCGAGCCGCGGCCTGGTACGGCGCGGACATTGCCTGCCCGCCACAATATCTGCCCGGCAAGGAACAAATCTTCCGCAATAGCGTGCGCGACCGGCAGGATTTCGAAGACCTCAAAATTAAGGGTAAGCCGAAAACCCGGGCCGAGCTCAAAGCGGAGGCGACAAAGCCACTTGCGGCCGAATAG
- a CDS encoding enoyl-CoA hydratase family protein, which translates to MSKPANPVTLPLADYSPKHFLLAVVDRVATVTLNRPERKNPLTFESYRELTDFFRACAMDDEVKTIVVTGAGGNFSSGGDVFEIIGPLIQMDTKGLTAFTRMTGDLVKAMRGCPQPIVAAVEGICAGAGAIVAMASDLRLAATGAKVAFLFNKVGLAGCDMGACAILPRIIGQSRASELLYTGRFMTAEEGEKWGFFSRIVTPDAVLPQAQLMAKQISEGPTFANTMTKRMLAMEWAMSVEEAIEAEAVAQALCMTTEDFGRAFEAFSNKRTPVFEGN; encoded by the coding sequence ATGAGTAAGCCCGCCAATCCCGTCACGCTGCCGCTGGCCGACTATTCGCCGAAGCACTTTTTGCTGGCCGTCGTCGATCGCGTCGCCACGGTGACGCTCAATCGTCCCGAGCGAAAGAATCCGCTGACCTTCGAAAGCTACCGCGAGCTCACCGATTTCTTCCGCGCCTGTGCGATGGATGACGAGGTCAAGACCATCGTCGTGACCGGCGCGGGCGGAAATTTCTCGTCCGGCGGCGATGTGTTCGAGATCATCGGTCCCTTGATTCAGATGGATACCAAGGGATTGACCGCCTTTACGCGGATGACCGGCGATCTGGTGAAGGCGATGCGGGGGTGCCCGCAGCCGATCGTGGCCGCCGTCGAAGGCATCTGCGCCGGCGCGGGCGCGATCGTCGCGATGGCTTCCGACCTGCGTCTGGCCGCCACCGGCGCCAAGGTCGCGTTCCTGTTCAACAAGGTAGGCCTCGCCGGCTGCGACATGGGCGCGTGCGCGATCCTGCCGCGCATCATCGGCCAGTCGCGGGCCTCGGAACTGCTCTACACCGGCCGCTTCATGACGGCAGAGGAGGGCGAGAAGTGGGGCTTCTTCAGCCGTATCGTCACGCCGGATGCGGTACTGCCGCAGGCGCAGCTCATGGCCAAGCAGATTTCCGAAGGCCCGACCTTCGCCAACACCATGACCAAGCGTATGCTGGCGATGGAATGGGCGATGTCGGTGGAGGAGGCGATCGAGGCCGAAGCGGTGGCCCAGGCCCTCTGCATGACCACGGAAGATTTCGGCCGTGCGTTCGAGGCGTTTTCGAACAAGCGGACCCCGGTGTTTGAGGGGAACTGA
- a CDS encoding SDR family NAD(P)-dependent oxidoreductase — translation MSSLSRSSHALVTGGGRGIGLAISAALSKAGATVTVLGRNRATLDEAVASGAAQFAAVADVADQASVKSAVAEAAARQPIDILIANAGAAESSPFGRSDAALFQRMMDVNFMGVVHATQAVLPGMIERRHGRIVAVASTAGLKGYAYVSAYSAAKHAVIGLVRSLALETAKSGVTVNAVCPGFTETDLLEGSIDNIIKKTGRSREQAIAELSKHNPQGRLVAPSEVADAVLWLCGEGAGAVTGQAIAVAGGEV, via the coding sequence ATGTCCTCATTGTCGCGTTCCTCCCATGCGCTCGTCACCGGTGGCGGGCGGGGCATTGGACTGGCGATATCGGCGGCGCTGTCGAAAGCGGGCGCGACGGTAACGGTGCTCGGTCGCAACCGCGCAACGCTCGACGAAGCCGTGGCCTCCGGCGCGGCGCAGTTCGCCGCGGTGGCCGACGTCGCCGATCAGGCTTCGGTCAAATCGGCCGTTGCGGAAGCCGCCGCGCGGCAACCGATTGACATCCTCATTGCCAATGCGGGCGCTGCGGAATCGTCGCCGTTCGGCCGTTCCGATGCGGCGCTGTTCCAGCGGATGATGGACGTCAATTTCATGGGCGTGGTCCATGCCACGCAGGCGGTATTGCCTGGCATGATCGAGCGCCGCCACGGGCGGATCGTCGCCGTCGCGTCCACCGCCGGTCTCAAGGGCTACGCTTATGTCTCAGCCTACAGCGCGGCGAAGCATGCGGTCATCGGCCTCGTACGTTCGCTGGCGCTGGAGACGGCGAAGAGCGGCGTCACCGTCAACGCCGTTTGTCCCGGCTTCACCGAAACCGACCTGCTGGAAGGCTCGATCGACAACATCATCAAGAAGACCGGCCGCAGCCGCGAGCAGGCCATCGCGGAACTGTCAAAGCACAATCCGCAGGGACGCCTTGTGGCGCCCTCGGAAGTGGCCGATGCCGTGCTCTGGCTCTGCGGCGAGGGCGCCGGCGCCGTCACGGGTCAAGCCATCGCGGTAGCTGGCGGCGAAGTCTGA